The sequence below is a genomic window from Micromonospora aurantiaca ATCC 27029.
CCGCCCGGGTGATCCGCCTCGCGGAGTTGCCCCGTGACGGTCGGGACAACCGGTAATCTCCGTGCAGCATGTGTCTGACGCGACCGAACGGCTGGGGAATGTGACAGGGGATCGGCAGGGACCGCCCGGTGGGCCGCCCCGGCGTCGCGCCGGACGCGCGCTGCTCGCCGCCGTGTCGGCGCTGGCCACCGTCGCCGGTCCGCTGGCACCGCCGGCCCACGCCGCGCCCGCCGCCCCGGCCACAGTGGCGCGTCCCTGGGTGTCCCCCGACCGCCTGCTGCGCACCGATCAGGTACGCGACGAGCAGTGGCAGCTGGAGGAGTTGCGGGCGAAGACCGCGTGGCGCACCTCGACCGGGCGCGGCGTGGTGGTCGCGGTGATCGACTCCGGTGTGGACGGCACCCACCCCGACCTGGCGGGCCAGGTGCTGCCCGGCCTCGATCTGGTGACGCCGGACGGCTCGGACGGCCCGGACCCGGTGGGGCACGGCACCACGGTGGCCGGGCTGATCGCCGGGCGGGCCGACGACGACCGGGGCGTGCTGGGGCTCGCGCCGGACGCCAAGATCCTTCCGGTCCGGGTCCTCGACGTCGAGAACCGCTACGACGACGCGCTGATCATCGCCAAGGCGGTGCGCTGGGCGGTCGACAACGGCGCCCAGGTGGTCAACCTGTCGCTCGGCGGCAGCAGCGACAACCCGGCCCTGGCCGCGGCGCTCGACTACGCGTTCGCCCGGGACGTGGTGGTGGTGGCCTGCACCGGCAATCTGGCCACCTCGACGACCACCGAGGTCTGGTACCCGGCCCGGGAACCGGGTGTGCTCGCGGTCGCCGGGCTGGAGCGGACCAGCGAGAACCTCTGGTCCGGCTCGATCACGGGTCATGAGACGGTGCTCAGCGCCCCGGCCACCGGGCTCTACGGCGCCCGGCCGGAGGGCTACTGGCGGGTGCAGGGTACGAGCTTCGCCGCGCCGCTCGTCGCCGCGACGGCTGCCCTGGTCCGCGCGCGGTATCCGAAGATGTCAGCCGGGGACGTGGTGAACCGGCTGATCGCCACCGCCCGGGATCTCGGCCCGACCGGCCGGGACGACCGGTTCGGCTACGGCCTTGTCGATCCGGTGGCCGCGCTCACCGCCGACGTCCCGGCGGTGGGCCACAACCCGCTCGACGACAACGGCTCCCCCGGCGTGGTGGGCTTCGGGCCGGCGCCCGGCGACACGCGGGACACCCGGGCCGCTGCGGCGGGCCGGGGCGGTGACCCGCTGGGGCGTTCCTCGGAGGGCTGGAACGCCCGGCCGGCGGGCCAGACGGACGCCTCCGCCCCGGAACGGCTCTGGACCGGCCTGGCCCTGTTCGTCGCACTCGTCACCGGCACCGCGTTGATGGTTCGCCGGTTCCGACAGACCCGTCGCTGAACCGGTCTGATCCCGCCCTCGGATGGGTAGGGAGAGCCCCATGGACACCACCGGGGCCACTGTCACGCGGCAGCGGTCGTGGCGGAGCCGCCGCCTCGACCCCGAGCACTCGCTGGGCCTGCGGCTCACCCTGGCCGCGGTCGCGGCGTTCCTGGTGCTGGTGCCGTTCGCCCTGATCGCGCTGCTGGTGCTCGGCGCGTGGCCGCCTCTGCTGCGGCTGGACGCCTCGATCGCCGACGCGTTCCACGGCTACGCACAGGACCATTCCGCCTGGGTCGGTGTGATGACGGTCTGGACGCACGTTTTCGGGCCCGGGCCGCTGCGGGTGGCCGCGGTCGTGGTGGTGGTCTGGCTGGTCCGGCGCGGCGCGCCCAGGCTCGCGATCTGGGTGGTCGTCACAATGGCCGCCGGCGGGCTGCTCGGCGCGCTGCTCAAGCTGCTCGTCGGCCGGGACCGGCCGGATCTGCTCGACCCGGTGGCCCGGGCCGCCGGTTACTCGTTTCCGTCCGGTCACGCGCTCAACGCCACGCTGGCGGCGGGTGTGCTGCTGCTGGTGTTCCTGCCGTTCGTGCGGGACAGCCGCCGGGGCCGGGTCGCGCTGTGGACCGCCGCCGTGCTGGTCGCAGTGGTGACCGGGCTCAGCCGGATCGCGCTGGGCGTGCACTGGACCAGCGACGTGGTGGGCGGCTGGGTGCTCGGGGCGGCGGTGGTGGCCGCGACAGCGGCCGGCTTCGCCACCTGGCGCAGCGGATCCGGGCGGCCGTCCGCCCGTCCGCTCCGTGAGGGGGTCGAGCCGGAGCTGGCCGACCAGCGGCCGGAGGGCGGCCGGGCGTAACCGGACCCGCGCCGGGGTACAGGCGTGCCCATGTCCGATGTCGTGATCCGAGTCACCCGGCGTGTCCTGCTGCCGCTGGCCCTGCTCTTCGCGCTGATGGTGGGCCTGGGCCTGCTGGTGACCCGGGTGCTGGCCCGTACCTGGCCGTTCACCGTGGAGGACACGGTCAACCGTGAGCTGGCCGGCGACCGGACGCCGGGGTAGAACGACGTCTCGCTGGTGTTCAGCACGCTGGCCAGCACCCAGATGATCGTCGTGGTGACGGTGCTGGCGGCGCTGGTGCTGCGGCTGGTGCTGCACCGCTGGCGGGAGCCGCTGTTCCTGTGCGCGGCGGTGACCGCGCAGGCGCTGATCTTCCTGTTCACCACCATGGCCATCGACCGGAACCGCCCGGCCGTCGCGCACATGGACGCCTCCCCGCCCACGTCCAGCTTCCCGTCCGGGCACACCTCGGCGGCCACGGCGCTCTACGTCGGTCTCGCGGTGCTGCTGGCGCTGCGGGCGCGCAGCACCCCGACCAAGGTCGGCTGGTGGACGCTGCTGGTGCTGGTGCCGATCGGCGTGGCGCTCACCCGGATGTACCGGGGCATGCACCACCCGAGCGACGTGGTCGCCTCGTTCCTCAACGGCGGCGCGTGCGTGGCGATCATGGCGCGGGCGGTACTCGACCGCACGCTCACCTGGGGCCGCGCCCGGCTGCCGCTGTCCCGCTCGGGCGACGAGGCGACACCGGCGGGAGCATCGGCGGGTGGCTGAGCGCCGCCGGCCGGCTCAGGTGCAGTCGCCGGTCGCCACTCCCCGGGTACGCTCCGCGCCCGCGAGCGCCACCGGTCGCGCCTCGGCGGCGGTCACCGCGAAACCGGTGTTCGGGTCGTCCGCCGCCGCCGCGAAGATCACGCCGAGCACCAGACCGTTCGAGGAGACCAGCGGGCCGCCGGAGTTGCCGCTGCGCACCAGCGCCCGGATCGTGTAGATCTCCCGGTTGACGTCACCGGCCGAGTAGATGTCCGGGCCGGTGATCCGGTCGACGTCCCGGATCCGGGCCGGGCGGGCGTCGTACGGGCCGTCGAGCGGGAAGCCGAGCACGATCGCGTCAGCGCCGGTGGCGGCCGGGCCGGCGGCGAAGCGCAGCGACGGGCCGGGCAGCCCGGGTACGTAGAGCACGGCCAGGTCCCGGTCCGGATCGTAGACGACGACCTCGCCGTCGTACCGCTCGCCGCGCAGTTCCACAGCCACCGAGCGGGTGCCGGCCACCACGTGCGCGTTGGTCATCACCCGGTCGTCGGCGTACACGAAACCGGAGCCCTCGATGCGGCGCGAGCAGCTCGGCGCGGAGCCGAGCACCTTCACCACCGACCGCCTGCTGTTCTGCACCACCTGGGAGTTGGCCAGCGCCGGGTCGGGCGGTGCCACCTGCCGGGCCCTGGTCGGCGCGAGGTCGCCGAACACGTCCGGGAAGCCGTTGGTGTCGACCGTGTCGCGCAGCGCTGTGGACAGGTCCTGCGCCTTGTCCGGCAGCACCTGGTCGACGACGGTGAGCAGCGCGCTGTTGCGGACCGAGGAGGCCAGCCACGGCACCGAGGAGGAGCCGAGCGGCACGGCGACCAGCCACGCC
It includes:
- a CDS encoding phosphatase PAP2 family protein, whose protein sequence is MFSTLASTQMIVVVTVLAALVLRLVLHRWREPLFLCAAVTAQALIFLFTTMAIDRNRPAVAHMDASPPTSSFPSGHTSAATALYVGLAVLLALRARSTPTKVGWWTLLVLVPIGVALTRMYRGMHHPSDVVASFLNGGACVAIMARAVLDRTLTWGRARLPLSRSGDEATPAGASAGG
- the mycP gene encoding type VII secretion-associated serine protease mycosin, which translates into the protein MTGDRQGPPGGPPRRRAGRALLAAVSALATVAGPLAPPAHAAPAAPATVARPWVSPDRLLRTDQVRDEQWQLEELRAKTAWRTSTGRGVVVAVIDSGVDGTHPDLAGQVLPGLDLVTPDGSDGPDPVGHGTTVAGLIAGRADDDRGVLGLAPDAKILPVRVLDVENRYDDALIIAKAVRWAVDNGAQVVNLSLGGSSDNPALAAALDYAFARDVVVVACTGNLATSTTTEVWYPAREPGVLAVAGLERTSENLWSGSITGHETVLSAPATGLYGARPEGYWRVQGTSFAAPLVAATAALVRARYPKMSAGDVVNRLIATARDLGPTGRDDRFGYGLVDPVAALTADVPAVGHNPLDDNGSPGVVGFGPAPGDTRDTRAAAAGRGGDPLGRSSEGWNARPAGQTDASAPERLWTGLALFVALVTGTALMVRRFRQTRR
- a CDS encoding phosphatase PAP2 family protein: MDTTGATVTRQRSWRSRRLDPEHSLGLRLTLAAVAAFLVLVPFALIALLVLGAWPPLLRLDASIADAFHGYAQDHSAWVGVMTVWTHVFGPGPLRVAAVVVVVWLVRRGAPRLAIWVVVTMAAGGLLGALLKLLVGRDRPDLLDPVARAAGYSFPSGHALNATLAAGVLLLVFLPFVRDSRRGRVALWTAAVLVAVVTGLSRIALGVHWTSDVVGGWVLGAAVVAATAAGFATWRSGSGRPSARPLREGVEPELADQRPEGGRA
- a CDS encoding MarP family serine protease → MSAVDLVLLLLMLVFAISGYRQGFVIGALSFSGFFLGALLGLQVGPLIAQQFAASGTRVLISLVAIFGLAVLGQALAGWLGSNLRAAITGPAGRKIDDVGGAFISVIAVMLVAWLVAVPLGSSSVPWLASSVRNSALLTVVDQVLPDKAQDLSTALRDTVDTNGFPDVFGDLAPTRARQVAPPDPALANSQVVQNSRRSVVKVLGSAPSCSRRIEGSGFVYADDRVMTNAHVVAGTRSVAVELRGERYDGEVVVYDPDRDLAVLYVPGLPGPSLRFAAGPAATGADAIVLGFPLDGPYDARPARIRDVDRITGPDIYSAGDVNREIYTIRALVRSGNSGGPLVSSNGLVLGVIFAAAADDPNTGFAVTAAEARPVALAGAERTRGVATGDCT